A window of the Vespa velutina chromosome 7, iVesVel2.1, whole genome shotgun sequence genome harbors these coding sequences:
- the LOC124950535 gene encoding uncharacterized protein LOC124950535 isoform X3, with protein MPIKAATSKDRVAVHLRISDNPTMAILIWNVLGFLLLATSTIISGLPALDDSKIIADNDEENSTLSLDLVPPMIKDDDDKNITLFIINLYAVRNHSGEASEEVLDNSLIEKMPDIIGPLATIFLVVEEGEDEKPVDLDEMAKYMEKHGFKMDKIDESGETSVLRTEIADKEIDNVKDILESTVDNSSTEKLSKSKKYRARRMACHKCHGGGGGGGRGGGGGYGGGGGGGSYQYYDPYGGQTIGVIPVYVVPVAVQQQPQRPQYHPPPQPVCDPCQGNSLSSYTSTLFGH; from the exons ATGCCTATAAAAGCGGCAACATCAAAAGATCGCGTTGCAGTACATCTTCGGATTTCTGATAATCCTACGATGGCTATTCTTATCTGGAACGTTCTTGGCTTTCTCTTATTGGCTACTAGTACAATCATTTCTGGATTACCTGCGCTTGATGATTCGA AAATTATCGCCGATAATGATGAAGAAAATTCAACTTTGTCATTGGATCTTGTACCTCCTATGATAAAAGATgacgacgataaaaatattacattgtttattataaatctttacGCTGTACGAAATCATTCGGGCGAAGCATCGGAAGAAGTGCTCGATAATAGTCTCATAGAAAAAATGCCTGATATAATAG GTCCCTTAGCAACGATATTCCTAGTCgtagaggaaggagaagatgaGAAACCTGTCGATCTCGACGAGATGGCAAAGTACATGGAGAAACATGGATTCAAAATGGATAAAATCGATGAGAGTGGTGAAACGAGTGTTCTCAGAACAGAAATAGCGgacaaagagatagataatgTAAAGGATATTTTGGAATCAACGGTAGACAATTCATCAAcggaaaaattatcaaaatctaAGAAATATAGAGCGAGAAGGATGGCCTGCCATAAATGTCacggaggtggaggtggaggtggcaGGGGTGGCGGTGGAGGTTacggtggaggtggaggtggaggtagTTATCAATATTACGATCCATACGGAG gACAAACGATTGGTGTTATACCGGTATATGTAGTACCTGTTGCGGTTCAACAACAACCACAGAGACCTCAGTATCATCCTCCACCTCAGCCGGTGTGCGATCCGTGTCAAGG AAATTCTCTTAGCAGCTATACGAGCACGCTTTTCGGTCATTGA
- the LOC124950535 gene encoding uncharacterized protein LOC124950535 isoform X2, with translation MPIKAATSKDRVAVHLRISDNPTMAILIWNVLGFLLLATSTIISGLPALDDSKIIADNDEENSTLSLDLVPPMIKDDDDKNITLFIINLYAVRNHSGEASEEVLDNSLIEKMPDIIGPLATIFLVVEEGEDEKPVDLDEMAKYMEKHGFKMDKIDESGETSVLRTEIADKEIDNVKDILESTVDNSSTEKLSKSKKYRARRMACHKCHGGGGGGGRGGGGGYGGGGGGGQTIGVIPVYVVPVAVQQQPQRPQYHPPPQPVCDPCQGRGGGGGGGGGGGGGGGGGAWAHASAQASAGNW, from the exons ATGCCTATAAAAGCGGCAACATCAAAAGATCGCGTTGCAGTACATCTTCGGATTTCTGATAATCCTACGATGGCTATTCTTATCTGGAACGTTCTTGGCTTTCTCTTATTGGCTACTAGTACAATCATTTCTGGATTACCTGCGCTTGATGATTCGA AAATTATCGCCGATAATGATGAAGAAAATTCAACTTTGTCATTGGATCTTGTACCTCCTATGATAAAAGATgacgacgataaaaatattacattgtttattataaatctttacGCTGTACGAAATCATTCGGGCGAAGCATCGGAAGAAGTGCTCGATAATAGTCTCATAGAAAAAATGCCTGATATAATAG GTCCCTTAGCAACGATATTCCTAGTCgtagaggaaggagaagatgaGAAACCTGTCGATCTCGACGAGATGGCAAAGTACATGGAGAAACATGGATTCAAAATGGATAAAATCGATGAGAGTGGTGAAACGAGTGTTCTCAGAACAGAAATAGCGgacaaagagatagataatgTAAAGGATATTTTGGAATCAACGGTAGACAATTCATCAAcggaaaaattatcaaaatctaAGAAATATAGAGCGAGAAGGATGGCCTGCCATAAATGTCacggaggtggaggtggaggtggcaGGGGTGGCGGTGGAGGTTacggtggaggtggaggtggag gACAAACGATTGGTGTTATACCGGTATATGTAGTACCTGTTGCGGTTCAACAACAACCACAGAGACCTCAGTATCATCCTCCACCTCAGCCGGTGTGCGATCCGTGTCAAGG acgcggtggtggtggtggtggtggtggtggcggaggtggcggtggtggtggcggtgcaTGGGCACATGCAAGTGCTCAAGCCAGTGCTGGAAATTGgtga
- the LOC124950535 gene encoding uncharacterized protein LOC124950535 isoform X1, which translates to MPIKAATSKDRVAVHLRISDNPTMAILIWNVLGFLLLATSTIISGLPALDDSKIIADNDEENSTLSLDLVPPMIKDDDDKNITLFIINLYAVRNHSGEASEEVLDNSLIEKMPDIIGPLATIFLVVEEGEDEKPVDLDEMAKYMEKHGFKMDKIDESGETSVLRTEIADKEIDNVKDILESTVDNSSTEKLSKSKKYRARRMACHKCHGGGGGGGRGGGGGYGGGGGGGSYQYYDPYGGQTIGVIPVYVVPVAVQQQPQRPQYHPPPQPVCDPCQGRGGGGGGGGGGGGGGGGGAWAHASAQASAGNW; encoded by the exons ATGCCTATAAAAGCGGCAACATCAAAAGATCGCGTTGCAGTACATCTTCGGATTTCTGATAATCCTACGATGGCTATTCTTATCTGGAACGTTCTTGGCTTTCTCTTATTGGCTACTAGTACAATCATTTCTGGATTACCTGCGCTTGATGATTCGA AAATTATCGCCGATAATGATGAAGAAAATTCAACTTTGTCATTGGATCTTGTACCTCCTATGATAAAAGATgacgacgataaaaatattacattgtttattataaatctttacGCTGTACGAAATCATTCGGGCGAAGCATCGGAAGAAGTGCTCGATAATAGTCTCATAGAAAAAATGCCTGATATAATAG GTCCCTTAGCAACGATATTCCTAGTCgtagaggaaggagaagatgaGAAACCTGTCGATCTCGACGAGATGGCAAAGTACATGGAGAAACATGGATTCAAAATGGATAAAATCGATGAGAGTGGTGAAACGAGTGTTCTCAGAACAGAAATAGCGgacaaagagatagataatgTAAAGGATATTTTGGAATCAACGGTAGACAATTCATCAAcggaaaaattatcaaaatctaAGAAATATAGAGCGAGAAGGATGGCCTGCCATAAATGTCacggaggtggaggtggaggtggcaGGGGTGGCGGTGGAGGTTacggtggaggtggaggtggaggtagTTATCAATATTACGATCCATACGGAG gACAAACGATTGGTGTTATACCGGTATATGTAGTACCTGTTGCGGTTCAACAACAACCACAGAGACCTCAGTATCATCCTCCACCTCAGCCGGTGTGCGATCCGTGTCAAGG acgcggtggtggtggtggtggtggtggtggcggaggtggcggtggtggtggcggtgcaTGGGCACATGCAAGTGCTCAAGCCAGTGCTGGAAATTGgtga